The Zingiber officinale cultivar Zhangliang chromosome 10A, Zo_v1.1, whole genome shotgun sequence genome contains a region encoding:
- the LOC122027736 gene encoding protein GLUTAMINE DUMPER 3-like, with protein MRAAAALNATAATAAAVVGPAPTGGGAHLAWQSPVAYLFGGLAAMLGLIALALLILACSYWKLSGYLDAGESSVELYVKPSSMPVDAPPCYEEKVVVIMAGEEKPTHLATAVESRGARSANVRQNAKEAEKAEVAGVIKAKEDFSTGEGSN; from the exons ATGAGAGCAGCGGCAGCTCTGAACGCCACGGCTGCCACGGCAGCAGCGGTCGTGGGGCCAGCGCCGACTGGCGGAGGCGCCCACCTGGCATGGCAGTCGCCGGTGGCCTACCTCTTCGGCGGCCTGGCTGCCATGCTCGGCCTCATCGCCCTGGCACTCCTGATCCTCGCATGTTCATATTGGAAGCTCTCCGGTTACCTCGACGCCGGGGAATCCAGCGTGGAGCTGTACGTCAAGCCCTCCTCCATGCCCGTTGACGCGCCGCCGTGCTACGAGGAGAAGGTGGTGGTGATCATGGCGGGCGAGGAGAAGCCGACGCACCTAGCGACGGCGGTGGAGAGCCGAGGAGCACGCTCAGCAAACGTTCGACAGAATGCCAAAGAGGCGGAGAAGGCAGAAGTGGCAGGAGTGATCAAAG CCAAAGAGGATTTTTCGACTGGAGAAGGATCGAATTGA